From Candidatus Nitricoxidivorans perseverans, the proteins below share one genomic window:
- the tadA gene encoding tRNA adenosine(34) deaminase TadA — MPMDDNLFMGAALGLARQAAALGEVPVGALVVLEGEIVGRGFNQPIGRHDPTAHAEIMALRDAAVRLGNYRLPGATLYVTLEPCAMCIGAIFHARIARVVFGARDPKTGAAGSVIDLFAEKRLNHHAEAVGGVLAGECGALLSGFFAARRIA, encoded by the coding sequence ATGCCCATGGACGATAACCTGTTCATGGGCGCGGCCCTCGGTCTGGCGCGGCAAGCCGCCGCGCTGGGCGAGGTGCCGGTCGGCGCGCTGGTGGTGCTGGAGGGGGAAATCGTCGGCCGGGGTTTCAACCAGCCCATCGGCCGGCATGACCCCACCGCGCACGCCGAAATCATGGCCCTGCGCGACGCGGCGGTGCGGCTGGGCAACTACCGCCTGCCCGGCGCCACCCTCTACGTCACCCTGGAACCCTGCGCCATGTGCATCGGCGCGATCTTCCACGCCCGCATTGCACGGGTGGTCTTCGGCGCCCGCGACCCCAAGACCGGCGCGGCGGGCAGCGTCATCGACCTGTTTGCCGAGAAACGGCTCAATCACCACGCGGAAGCCGTTGGCGGCGTGCTGGCCGGGGAATGCGGCGCGCTGCTTTCCGGGTTCTTCGCCGCCCGGCGCATCGCATAA
- a CDS encoding FecR domain-containing protein — protein MVRNLAFALLLGFSCLAAQARQAGRIDLMEGSVSIVDAKDKPRSANVGETVRQGDTITTGRDGEVHMTLDDGSVVAVRPDARMTLVRFQNKGRDTDSSVISLARGALRAITGWIGRRNPNSVRILTPTATIGIRGTDHEALVIPPGSDLGETGTYDKVNAGGTSIRSEHGSVDVDRGQAGFAPMAAAPVILPSVPAFFRPTRNEGRLEGLHDALQRAPAERRASAGGTQIQGNTRINASAREASAVAVGQGNQASNRVGTIGGD, from the coding sequence ATGGTCAGGAATCTCGCCTTTGCGCTGCTGCTGGGATTCTCTTGCCTCGCCGCCCAGGCCCGGCAGGCGGGCCGCATCGACCTGATGGAAGGCAGCGTGAGCATCGTCGACGCGAAGGACAAACCCAGATCGGCGAATGTCGGCGAGACCGTCCGCCAGGGCGACACGATCACCACCGGCCGGGACGGCGAAGTCCACATGACGCTCGACGACGGCAGCGTGGTCGCCGTTCGCCCCGATGCGCGCATGACCCTCGTCCGATTCCAGAACAAGGGCCGGGACACCGACAGCAGCGTCATTTCTCTCGCCCGCGGCGCCCTGCGCGCCATCACCGGCTGGATCGGCCGCCGCAACCCGAACAGCGTGCGCATCCTGACGCCCACCGCCACCATCGGCATCCGCGGCACCGACCACGAGGCCCTGGTGATCCCGCCCGGCAGCGACCTGGGCGAGACCGGCACCTACGACAAGGTCAATGCCGGCGGCACGAGCATCAGGAGCGAACACGGCAGCGTCGACGTCGACCGCGGCCAAGCCGGCTTCGCCCCGATGGCCGCGGCCCCGGTGATCCTGCCCTCGGTACCCGCCTTCTTCAGGCCGACGCGCAACGAGGGCCGACTTGAAGGGCTGCATGACGCCCTCCAACGCGCCCCCGCCGAGCGGCGCGCAAGCGCCGGCGGCACGCAGATCCAGGGCAACACGCGCATCAACGCCAGCGCCCGCGAGGCCAGCGCCGTCGCCGTCGGCCAGGGCAACCAGGCCTCCAACCGCGTCGGCACCATCGGCGGCGACTGA
- the ppdK gene encoding pyruvate, phosphate dikinase → MKSQKQPQFIYAFEEGDGKNKMLLGGKGANLCEMTQIGLNVPPGFVITTDACLAYLEHDCLPDGLMDSVMEHMKDVERKSGKLFGSADNPLLVSVRSGSSMSMPGMMDTVLNLGLNKTTLQGLIKQTGNARFAHDAHRRFIQLFGKIALGVADEHFDAAMATMKKRVGVSQDIDLTAENLAELADQFAAIVQNHIGKPFPEDPREQLEIAIGAVFRSWNGKRAIDYRKQFKITKAMANGTAVNIVTMVFGNMGNDSGTGVGFTRNPGTGENAIYGEYLVNAQGEDVVAGIRTPKPIAEMEQEMPEIYRQLTELHNRLETHYKEVQDFEFTIERSRLYCLQTRNGKMNARAMVRTSVEMFREGLISKEQALLRVDPDMLQQLLVPQLAPNFKGKPLATGLPASPGAASGKIVFDADSAEARGRTGEKIILVREETKPEDIHGFFQAQGILTSRGGKTSHAAVVARGMGKPCVSGCEAIHIDDVKRCAIVGDTTLQEGDVITIDGGNGRVFAGEVPTVEAEFSEDMITLLKWADEVARLQVRANADTPEDAVRAREFGAVGIGLCRTERMFNATDRLPIVQEMILAETPEERQGALDRLLPIQRSDFKGIFKAMKGLPVTVRLMDPPLHEFLPTTAQLELEIAHLHHLRDSIKALEELPETLKLLNPKLYQQYADGLERLSLSLHEFKDNHLEDDVIHKKEKVLKKVRALSEVNPMLGHRGVRLGITYPEIYIMQIRAVLEAAALCAKEGIEIYPEIMVPQVATVEELERIHGYMQKVHKEVEHTYGIHVGCKFGSMLEVVRACLRAGRMAEMAEFFSFGTNDLSQATFSFSREDAENKFLPAYNETGILEDNPFEVLDQKGVGELMKLAVKFGRETNPDLKIGICGEHGGHPASIQFCHRIGLNYVSCSGPRVPIARLAAAQAQLQEKGGKAVKNA, encoded by the coding sequence ATGAAGTCACAGAAGCAGCCGCAATTCATCTATGCCTTCGAAGAGGGCGACGGCAAGAACAAGATGCTGCTGGGCGGCAAGGGGGCCAACCTCTGCGAGATGACGCAGATCGGCCTCAACGTGCCGCCCGGCTTTGTCATCACCACCGATGCCTGCCTGGCGTACCTGGAGCACGACTGCCTGCCGGACGGGCTGATGGACTCCGTCATGGAGCACATGAAGGATGTCGAGCGGAAGTCCGGCAAGCTTTTCGGCAGCGCCGACAATCCACTGCTGGTTTCCGTGCGCTCCGGTTCCTCGATGTCCATGCCGGGCATGATGGACACAGTGCTCAATCTGGGCCTCAACAAGACGACCCTCCAGGGCCTCATCAAGCAGACCGGCAACGCGCGATTCGCCCACGACGCCCACCGGCGCTTCATCCAGCTCTTCGGCAAGATCGCGCTGGGCGTGGCCGACGAGCATTTCGACGCCGCGATGGCCACCATGAAGAAAAGGGTTGGAGTCTCCCAGGACATCGACCTGACCGCCGAAAACCTCGCCGAGCTGGCCGACCAGTTCGCCGCCATCGTCCAGAACCATATCGGCAAGCCCTTCCCCGAGGACCCCAGGGAGCAGCTCGAGATCGCCATCGGCGCGGTGTTCCGTTCCTGGAACGGCAAGCGTGCGATCGACTACCGCAAGCAATTCAAGATCACGAAGGCAATGGCCAACGGCACGGCGGTCAACATCGTGACGATGGTCTTCGGCAACATGGGCAACGACTCCGGCACCGGCGTCGGCTTCACGCGCAATCCGGGCACGGGCGAAAATGCGATTTACGGCGAGTATCTCGTCAATGCCCAAGGCGAGGATGTGGTGGCGGGCATCCGCACGCCCAAGCCCATCGCCGAGATGGAGCAGGAAATGCCGGAAATCTACCGGCAGCTCACGGAACTGCACAACCGGCTGGAAACGCACTACAAGGAAGTCCAGGACTTCGAGTTTACGATCGAGCGCAGCCGCCTCTACTGCCTGCAAACCCGCAACGGCAAGATGAACGCCCGCGCGATGGTGCGCACCTCCGTGGAGATGTTCCGGGAGGGGCTGATCTCCAAGGAGCAGGCGCTCCTGCGAGTCGATCCCGACATGCTCCAGCAGCTTCTGGTTCCGCAACTCGCGCCCAACTTCAAGGGCAAGCCCCTCGCCACCGGCCTGCCCGCCTCGCCGGGCGCCGCCTCCGGCAAGATCGTCTTCGACGCCGATAGCGCCGAGGCGCGCGGCCGGACGGGCGAAAAGATCATCCTGGTACGCGAGGAAACCAAGCCGGAGGACATCCATGGCTTCTTCCAGGCTCAGGGCATCCTGACTTCCCGCGGGGGCAAGACCTCCCATGCGGCGGTCGTCGCGCGCGGCATGGGCAAGCCCTGCGTTTCCGGCTGCGAGGCGATCCACATCGACGACGTCAAGCGCTGCGCCATCGTGGGCGACACCACGTTGCAGGAAGGCGATGTCATCACCATCGACGGCGGCAACGGCAGGGTCTTCGCCGGGGAGGTGCCCACGGTCGAGGCCGAATTCTCGGAAGACATGATCACGCTGCTCAAGTGGGCCGACGAGGTCGCCCGCCTGCAGGTACGCGCCAACGCGGACACGCCGGAGGATGCCGTCCGCGCCCGCGAGTTCGGCGCCGTGGGCATCGGACTGTGCCGCACCGAGCGGATGTTCAACGCCACGGACCGCCTGCCCATCGTGCAGGAGATGATCCTGGCCGAGACGCCGGAGGAACGCCAGGGGGCGCTGGATCGCCTGCTGCCGATCCAGCGATCCGACTTCAAGGGCATCTTCAAGGCCATGAAGGGGCTGCCGGTCACCGTGCGCCTGATGGACCCGCCGCTGCACGAATTCCTGCCGACCACGGCGCAGCTCGAACTGGAGATCGCCCACCTGCATCACCTGCGCGATTCCATCAAGGCGCTGGAGGAACTGCCGGAAACCCTGAAGCTGCTCAATCCGAAGCTCTACCAGCAGTATGCCGACGGTCTCGAAAGGCTCTCCCTGAGCCTGCACGAGTTCAAGGACAACCACCTCGAAGACGACGTGATCCACAAGAAGGAAAAGGTCCTCAAGAAGGTGCGGGCGCTTTCCGAAGTGAACCCCATGCTCGGCCACCGCGGCGTGCGCCTGGGCATCACCTATCCGGAGATCTACATCATGCAGATCCGCGCCGTGCTGGAAGCGGCGGCGCTGTGCGCCAAGGAAGGCATCGAGATCTATCCGGAAATCATGGTGCCGCAGGTGGCCACAGTGGAGGAACTGGAACGCATCCACGGCTACATGCAGAAGGTTCACAAGGAGGTGGAGCACACCTACGGCATCCACGTGGGCTGCAAGTTCGGCAGCATGCTCGAAGTCGTGCGCGCCTGCCTGCGCGCCGGGCGGATGGCCGAGATGGCCGAGTTCTTCTCCTTCGGCACCAACGACCTATCGCAAGCGACCTTCTCCTTCTCGCGCGAGGACGCGGAGAACAAGTTCCTTCCGGCCTACAACGAAACCGGCATTCTTGAGGACAATCCCTTCGAGGTTCTCGACCAGAAGGGCGTGGGCGAGCTGATGAAGCTGGCGGTAAAGTTTGGCCGCGAGACCAACCCGGACCTCAAGATCGGCATCTGCGGCGAACATGGCGGCCATCCGGCTTCCATCCAGTTCTGCCACCGGATCGGGCTGAACTATGTCTCATGCTCCGGCCCGCGCGTGCCTATCGCCCGCCTGGCGGCCGCCCAGGCGCAGCTTCAGGAAAAGGGCGGGAAGGCGGTCAAGAACGCCTGA
- the gcvP gene encoding aminomethyl-transferring glycine dehydrogenase: protein MPNALPLAALEQRDEFLGRHIGSGNDGGYDMAAMLAAVGAPSLDRLIEETVPAAIRLPGPLPLPGPMREHEALARLAAIAAKNTAKKSLIGLGYYGTLPPNVILRNVLENPGWYTAYTPYQAEIAQGRLEALLNWQQMVMDLTGMDLANASLLDEATAAAEAMTMARRTAKSKSNAFFVDEDCFPQTIDVVRTRAGFFGFDLILGPAADAPRYANEHDIFGALFQTPNQRGEIVDLTDIIAAVKVSGAVTAVATDPMALVLTKSPGAMGADIALGSSQRFGIPMGFGGPHAAFFACRDEHKRSVPGRIIGVSVDARGKKALRMALQTREQHIRREKANSNICTSQVLLANMAGMYAVYHGPQGLMTIAGRIYRLTSILAGGLKAAGVNVLTRRWFDTIHVETAAEVPGYNLRTVSDTVRGISLDETTTREDVAAILKSLTGREADIAALDAKAAASSPLTGLLRADAILTHPVFNAYHTEHEMLRYLKRLQNRDLAMDHSMISLGSCTMKLNATAEMIPVTWPAFANLHPFAPSDQAAGSLEMIRGLEDGLKAVTGFDAISMQSNSGAQGEYAGLVTIRRYQAAQGEGHRDVCLIPKSAHGTNPATAQMCGLKVVVVDCDESGNVDVADLKAKAAQHAPNLACLMITYPSTHGVFEEAVKDICAAIHAAGGQVYMDGANMNAQVGLTSPASIGADVSHLNLHKTFAVPHGGGGPGMGPIGLKAHLAPHAPGHVSLGTSGAVSAAPFGSASILPISWMYIALLGGEGLTRATKVAILNANYVAARLKDHYPVLYTGSHGRVAHECILDVRALKAATGIAEIDIAKRLMDYGFHAPTVSFPVAGTLMVEPTESESKAELDRFIEAMASIRDEIRKVEQGEWPADDNPLKRAPHTQADLAEADWNRPYSRQVAAFPLPWVMENKFWPSVNRIDDVWGDRNLFCACPLPENPAHE, encoded by the coding sequence ATGCCCAACGCCCTTCCGCTCGCTGCGCTGGAGCAGCGCGACGAATTTCTCGGCCGCCACATCGGCTCCGGCAACGATGGCGGTTACGACATGGCCGCGATGCTGGCGGCCGTCGGCGCGCCCAGCCTCGACCGCCTGATCGAGGAGACCGTTCCCGCCGCCATCCGCCTGCCCGGCCCGCTCCCCCTGCCCGGCCCGATGCGCGAGCACGAGGCGCTGGCGCGGCTCGCGGCCATCGCGGCGAAGAACACGGCGAAGAAATCGCTGATCGGCCTGGGCTATTACGGCACGCTGCCGCCGAACGTCATCCTGAGGAACGTTCTGGAGAACCCCGGCTGGTACACGGCCTACACGCCCTACCAGGCCGAGATCGCGCAGGGCCGGCTGGAGGCGCTGCTCAACTGGCAGCAGATGGTCATGGACCTGACCGGCATGGACCTGGCCAATGCATCGCTGCTGGATGAAGCCACGGCGGCGGCCGAGGCGATGACCATGGCGCGGCGCACAGCCAAGTCGAAATCGAACGCATTCTTCGTCGACGAGGACTGCTTCCCGCAGACCATCGACGTGGTGAGGACGCGCGCCGGCTTCTTCGGCTTCGATCTGATCCTCGGGCCGGCGGCCGATGCACCCCGTTACGCAAATGAGCATGACATCTTCGGCGCCCTTTTCCAGACCCCGAACCAGCGCGGCGAGATCGTCGACCTCACCGACATCATCGCGGCCGTGAAAGTCAGCGGCGCCGTGACGGCGGTCGCCACCGACCCGATGGCGCTGGTGCTGACGAAGTCGCCCGGCGCCATGGGGGCGGACATCGCCCTGGGCTCATCGCAGCGATTCGGCATCCCCATGGGCTTCGGCGGCCCGCACGCCGCATTCTTCGCCTGCCGCGACGAGCACAAGCGCTCCGTGCCGGGCCGCATCATCGGCGTTTCGGTCGATGCCCGCGGAAAGAAGGCGCTGCGCATGGCGCTGCAAACGCGCGAGCAGCACATCCGGCGCGAGAAGGCCAATTCCAACATCTGCACCTCGCAGGTGCTGCTCGCCAACATGGCCGGCATGTACGCCGTGTATCACGGCCCGCAGGGATTGATGACCATCGCCGGCCGCATCTACCGGCTGACCTCGATCCTCGCCGGGGGGCTGAAGGCCGCCGGCGTGAATGTACTGACGCGGCGCTGGTTCGACACGATCCACGTCGAGACGGCGGCGGAGGTGCCGGGCTACAACCTGCGCACCGTCTCGGACACCGTGCGCGGCATCTCGCTCGACGAGACGACCACGCGCGAGGATGTGGCTGCGATCCTGAAATCGCTGACTGGCCGGGAGGCGGACATCGCCGCCCTCGACGCCAAGGCCGCGGCATCGAGTCCCCTGACGGGCCTGCTGCGCGCCGACGCCATCCTGACCCATCCCGTGTTCAATGCCTACCACACCGAACACGAGATGCTGCGCTACCTCAAGCGCCTCCAGAACCGCGACCTCGCGATGGACCACTCGATGATCTCGCTGGGCTCATGCACCATGAAGCTCAACGCCACGGCCGAGATGATCCCCGTCACCTGGCCGGCGTTCGCCAATCTGCATCCCTTTGCGCCTTCCGACCAGGCCGCCGGCAGCCTGGAGATGATTCGCGGCCTCGAAGATGGGCTCAAGGCCGTCACCGGCTTCGACGCCATCAGCATGCAGTCCAACTCGGGCGCGCAAGGCGAATACGCGGGGCTGGTCACCATCCGCCGCTACCAGGCCGCGCAGGGCGAGGGCCACCGCGACGTATGCCTCATCCCGAAATCCGCGCACGGCACCAACCCCGCCACGGCCCAAATGTGCGGCCTGAAGGTTGTGGTGGTCGATTGCGACGAGAGCGGCAACGTCGACGTCGCCGACCTCAAGGCGAAGGCCGCGCAGCACGCGCCGAACCTCGCCTGCCTCATGATCACCTACCCCTCCACGCACGGCGTGTTCGAGGAGGCGGTGAAGGACATCTGCGCCGCCATCCATGCCGCCGGCGGCCAGGTCTACATGGACGGCGCGAACATGAACGCCCAGGTCGGCCTCACCTCGCCGGCCAGCATCGGCGCCGACGTCTCGCACCTCAACCTGCACAAGACCTTCGCCGTCCCGCACGGCGGCGGCGGCCCCGGCATGGGGCCCATCGGCCTCAAGGCGCATCTTGCGCCACACGCGCCGGGGCATGTTTCGCTGGGGACATCGGGCGCGGTCTCGGCCGCGCCCTTCGGCTCCGCTTCCATCCTCCCGATCTCCTGGATGTACATCGCGCTGCTCGGCGGCGAGGGGCTGACGCGGGCGACGAAGGTTGCGATCCTCAACGCCAACTACGTCGCCGCGCGGCTCAAGGATCATTACCCCGTCCTCTACACCGGCAGCCATGGCCGCGTCGCCCACGAGTGCATCCTCGACGTGCGCGCCCTCAAGGCCGCCACCGGGATTGCCGAAATCGACATTGCCAAGCGACTCATGGACTACGGTTTCCACGCGCCGACGGTGAGCTTCCCGGTCGCCGGCACGCTGATGGTCGAGCCGACGGAATCGGAATCGAAGGCCGAGCTCGACCGCTTCATCGAGGCCATGGCGTCCATCCGCGATGAGATACGGAAGGTCGAACAGGGCGAATGGCCGGCCGACGACAACCCGCTCAAGCGCGCTCCCCATACGCAGGCCGACCTGGCCGAGGCCGACTGGAACCGCCCCTATAGCCGGCAGGTCGCCGCTTTCCCGCTGCCCTGGGTCATGGAGAACAAGTTCTGGCCGTCCGTGAATCGCATCGACGACGTCTGGGGCGACCGCAACCTGTTCTGCGCCTGCCCGCTGCCGGAGAACCCTGCCCATGAGTGA
- a CDS encoding DUF1015 family protein yields MSLIKPFRGLRPAPGRAADVAAPPYDVLSSDEARLRAAGKPWSFLHISKPEIDLPPETDPYAPAVYAKAAENLERMLSAGVLVRDEAPGYYAYQLQMGDHVQTGLVAAASVSAYNANLIRKHEFTRPDKEDDRVRQIEALGAQTGPVLLACPSDPVVDALIDRMHQGQPEADVTADDGIRHRIWAVHDAGLIAQVTAAFDALPALYIADGHHRSAAAARVAAARHPAADGRKLSCDHFLSVIFPQRQMKILDYNRVVKDLNGLSSDAFLARVEERFLVSPACGAVKPSCHGEIGLYLSGRWYRLNIDPKLFVQDPVENLDVSLLSAHVLGPILGITDLRRDKRIDFVGGIRGLGELEKRVDSGEMAAAFAMHPTRMDQLMAVADSGQVMPPKSTWFEPKLADGLVSHVLD; encoded by the coding sequence ATGTCCCTGATCAAGCCCTTCCGCGGCCTGCGCCCCGCCCCCGGACGCGCCGCCGACGTCGCCGCCCCGCCCTACGACGTGCTCTCCAGCGACGAGGCCCGCCTCCGGGCCGCCGGGAAGCCCTGGTCCTTCCTGCACATCTCCAAGCCGGAAATCGACCTCCCGCCCGAAACCGACCCCTATGCGCCCGCCGTCTATGCCAAGGCCGCGGAGAACCTGGAAAGGATGCTCTCGGCCGGCGTCCTCGTGCGCGACGAGGCGCCCGGCTACTACGCCTACCAGCTCCAGATGGGCGACCATGTGCAGACCGGCCTGGTCGCCGCCGCCTCGGTGTCGGCCTACAACGCAAACCTCATCCGCAAGCACGAGTTCACGCGGCCCGATAAGGAGGACGACCGCGTCCGCCAGATCGAGGCCCTGGGCGCCCAGACCGGCCCGGTGCTGCTCGCCTGCCCGTCCGACCCGGTCGTCGACGCGCTGATCGACCGGATGCACCAGGGGCAGCCGGAAGCCGACGTCACCGCCGACGACGGCATCCGCCACCGGATATGGGCGGTGCATGACGCCGGCCTGATCGCGCAGGTCACCGCCGCCTTCGACGCCCTGCCGGCGCTCTACATCGCCGACGGCCACCACCGCTCGGCCGCCGCCGCACGCGTCGCCGCCGCACGGCATCCAGCGGCCGACGGCCGCAAACTTTCCTGCGACCATTTCCTCTCGGTGATCTTCCCCCAACGACAGATGAAGATCCTCGACTATAACCGGGTGGTGAAGGACCTCAACGGGCTTTCGTCGGACGCATTCCTCGCTCGCGTCGAAGAGCGTTTTCTCGTCTCGCCCGCCTGCGGCGCCGTGAAGCCGTCGTGCCACGGCGAGATCGGCCTTTACCTATCCGGCCGCTGGTACCGCCTCAATATCGACCCGAAGCTGTTCGTGCAGGACCCGGTTGAAAACCTCGACGTCTCGCTGCTTTCGGCGCATGTGCTCGGGCCGATTCTCGGCATCACCGACCTGCGCCGCGACAAGCGCATCGACTTCGTCGGCGGGATTCGCGGCTTGGGCGAGCTCGAAAAGCGCGTGGACAGCGGCGAGATGGCGGCGGCCTTCGCCATGCATCCGACGCGCATGGACCAGCTGATGGCGGTAGCCGATTCGGGGCAGGTCATGCCGCCCAAGTCCACCTGGTTCGAGCCGAAGCTGGCCGACGGGTTGGTGTCCCACGTCCTCGACTAA
- the gcvT gene encoding glycine cleavage system aminomethyltransferase GcvT, producing MAKRTPLYESHLAAGGKIVDFAGWDMPIHYGSQIEEHHRVRTDAGMFDVSHMMAIDLSGPDATRYLRRLLANDVARLTLPGKALYSCMLKEDGGVIDDLIVYFFEPGRYRIVVNAGTADKDMAWMQARASDFALRLKPRRDLAMIAVQGPNAREKFWAAFPGSRAASESLIVFQAAEWSGMKDWLIARTGYTGEDGFEISLPAAGAPAAWDALIAAGVAPCGLGARDTLRLEAGMNLYGQDMDETQNPLESGLGWTLDMKDASRDFIGRKALEAMKPARRFVGLVLQDRGVLRAHQKIVTPLGEGETTSGSFSPALNQSIALARVPAGIAPGDTVEVEIRDKRIKAKVVKPTFVRHGKSLIQGEPA from the coding sequence GTGGCAAAACGCACCCCCCTTTACGAATCCCACCTCGCCGCCGGCGGCAAGATCGTCGACTTCGCAGGCTGGGACATGCCCATCCACTACGGCTCGCAGATCGAGGAGCACCACCGCGTCCGCACGGATGCCGGCATGTTCGACGTCTCGCACATGATGGCCATCGACCTCTCCGGCCCCGACGCGACGCGCTACCTGCGCCGCCTGCTCGCCAACGACGTCGCCCGGCTGACCCTGCCCGGCAAGGCGCTCTATTCCTGCATGCTGAAGGAGGACGGCGGCGTCATCGACGACCTGATCGTCTATTTCTTCGAACCCGGCCGCTACCGCATCGTCGTCAACGCCGGCACCGCCGACAAAGACATGGCCTGGATGCAGGCCCGTGCGTCGGATTTCGCCCTCCGCCTCAAGCCCCGGCGCGATCTGGCCATGATCGCCGTGCAGGGGCCGAACGCTCGGGAGAAGTTCTGGGCCGCCTTTCCCGGAAGCCGTGCGGCAAGCGAAAGCCTGATCGTCTTCCAGGCCGCCGAATGGAGCGGGATGAAGGACTGGCTGATCGCACGCACCGGCTACACCGGCGAGGACGGCTTCGAGATCAGTCTGCCCGCCGCCGGGGCGCCCGCCGCCTGGGACGCGCTCATCGCCGCCGGCGTCGCCCCCTGCGGCCTGGGCGCGCGCGACACCCTGCGGCTCGAAGCCGGCATGAACCTATACGGCCAGGACATGGACGAAACGCAAAACCCGCTCGAATCGGGGCTGGGCTGGACCCTCGACATGAAGGACGCCTCGCGCGACTTCATCGGCCGCAAGGCGCTCGAAGCGATGAAGCCCGCGCGCCGGTTCGTCGGTCTCGTGCTGCAGGACCGCGGCGTGCTGCGCGCCCACCAGAAGATCGTCACGCCGCTGGGCGAGGGCGAGACTACCAGCGGCAGCTTCTCGCCCGCCCTCAACCAGTCCATCGCGCTGGCCCGCGTGCCGGCCGGCATCGCCCCCGGCGACACCGTCGAAGTCGAAATCCGCGACAAGCGCATCAAGGCGAAAGTCGTCAAGCCCACCTTCGTCCGCCACGGCAAGTCATTGATCCAAGGAGAACCCGCATGA
- a CDS encoding 3-deoxy-7-phosphoheptulonate synthase: MQPTENLNIESFAPMPTPEEIHARLPLSESAAESVLAGRRAMEAILDRTDPRLFVVVGPCSIHAAAAGLDYARRLRKLADEVADTLVLVMRVYFEKPRTSTGWKGYINDPRMDDSFHIEEGMQKAREFLLAVNELSLPAATEALDPIAPQYLGDLLSWTAIGARTSESQTHREMSSGLSTPVGFKNGTDGSVETAVNAILSASKPHSFLGINMQGRSSVVRTRGNRYGHLVLRGGGDRPNYDTVSIAMAEKALAKAGLPENVVVDCSHSNSYKKPELQPLVMQDCVNQIRMGNRSIVGLMIESFIEAGNQSIPDDLSKLKYGCSVTDACVDWPTTEKMIRDARAALRGPLADRARPGA, encoded by the coding sequence ATGCAACCTACCGAAAACCTCAACATCGAATCCTTCGCGCCCATGCCGACGCCGGAGGAAATCCACGCCCGCCTGCCGCTATCGGAGTCCGCCGCGGAGTCCGTTCTGGCGGGACGGCGCGCCATGGAGGCGATCCTTGACCGGACGGACCCGCGGCTGTTCGTCGTCGTCGGCCCCTGCTCGATTCACGCCGCCGCCGCCGGCCTCGACTACGCGCGGCGGCTGAGGAAGCTGGCCGACGAAGTGGCCGACACCCTCGTGCTGGTCATGCGCGTCTATTTCGAGAAGCCGCGCACCTCGACGGGCTGGAAGGGCTACATCAATGACCCGCGCATGGACGATTCCTTCCACATCGAGGAAGGCATGCAGAAGGCGCGCGAATTCCTGCTGGCGGTGAACGAGCTGAGCCTGCCGGCCGCCACCGAGGCGCTCGACCCCATCGCGCCGCAGTACCTGGGCGACCTGCTGTCCTGGACGGCCATCGGCGCGCGCACCTCGGAATCGCAGACCCACCGCGAGATGTCCTCCGGCCTGTCCACGCCCGTCGGCTTCAAGAACGGCACGGACGGCTCGGTGGAAACCGCCGTCAATGCCATCCTTTCCGCCTCGAAGCCCCACAGCTTCCTCGGCATCAACATGCAGGGCCGCTCCTCGGTCGTGCGCACGCGCGGCAACCGCTACGGCCACCTCGTCCTGCGCGGCGGCGGCGACCGGCCCAACTACGACACCGTCAGCATCGCCATGGCCGAGAAGGCGCTGGCCAAGGCCGGACTGCCGGAAAACGTGGTGGTGGATTGCTCCCACTCCAACAGCTACAAGAAGCCCGAATTGCAGCCCCTGGTGATGCAGGACTGCGTGAACCAGATCCGCATGGGCAACCGCTCCATCGTCGGGCTGATGATCGAGAGCTTCATCGAGGCCGGCAACCAGTCGATTCCCGACGACCTGTCGAAGCTGAAATACGGCTGCTCCGTCACCGACGCCTGCGTCGACTGGCCGACCACGGAGAAGATGATCCGGGACGCCCGCGCCGCGCTGCGCGGCCCGCTCGCCGATCGTGCCCGCCCCGGCGCCTGA
- the gcvH gene encoding glycine cleavage system protein GcvH, giving the protein MNVPADLKYAKSHEWARLEADGTVTVGITDHAQDALGDIVFLELPDAGRTVKAGEECAVVESVKAASDIYAPVAGLVVARNDAATDAPESVNKDAYGTWLFKLKPANPADLDGLLGAAGYAAIADEH; this is encoded by the coding sequence ATGAACGTCCCCGCCGACCTGAAATACGCCAAATCCCACGAGTGGGCCCGCCTCGAAGCCGACGGCACCGTCACCGTCGGCATCACCGACCACGCGCAGGACGCGCTGGGCGACATCGTGTTCCTCGAACTGCCCGACGCCGGCCGCACGGTGAAGGCCGGCGAGGAATGCGCGGTGGTCGAGTCGGTCAAGGCCGCCTCGGACATCTACGCGCCGGTGGCAGGATTGGTGGTCGCCCGCAACGACGCCGCCACGGATGCGCCGGAAAGCGTGAACAAGGACGCCTACGGCACCTGGCTGTTCAAGCTGAAACCCGCCAACCCGGCCGACCTCGACGGCCTGCTGGGCGCCGCCGGCTACGCCGCCATCGCAGACGAGCACTGA